Proteins from a single region of Azospira inquinata:
- a CDS encoding outer membrane lipoprotein, translated as MNTLSRRPSLVLALMAALTLAGCATSQSGDVYSRDQAQQEMTVRMGVVESVRQVTIEGTRSGVGTVAGAAIGGVAGSNVGEGKGSTVAAILGAVAGGLAGSALENKTTGKAGLEITVRLDNGQYTAIVQEATGEAFAPGEKVRILSGNGTSRVTH; from the coding sequence ATGAACACCCTTTCCCGTCGTCCCTCCCTCGTACTGGCCCTGATGGCCGCCCTGACCCTGGCCGGTTGCGCCACCTCCCAATCCGGTGACGTCTATTCCCGGGATCAGGCCCAGCAGGAAATGACCGTACGCATGGGGGTGGTGGAATCCGTGCGTCAGGTCACCATTGAAGGCACCCGGAGCGGGGTAGGCACCGTGGCGGGGGCCGCCATCGGCGGCGTGGCCGGCAGCAACGTGGGTGAAGGCAAGGGTTCCACCGTGGCCGCCATTCTGGGCGCCGTGGCTGGCGGCCTGGCAGGCTCCGCCCTGGAAAACAAGACCACGGGCAAGGCTGGCCTGGAAATCACCGTGCGCCTGGATAACGGCCAATACACGGCCATCGTTCAGGAAGCCACGGGGGAAGCCTTCGCCCCCGGGGAAAAGGTGCGCATTCTCTCCGGCAACGGCACCAGCCGGGTCACCCACTAG
- a CDS encoding carbohydrate kinase family protein, producing MSALICGSVAYDNIMVFPDRFKNHILPEQIHILNVSFLVPELRREFGGCAGNIAYSLKLLGGEPLIMATVGQDGDAYLQRLDELGLNRRHVRRLDDSFTAQAFITTDLDDNQITAFHPGAMTYSHLLKVTAEDGVRLGIVAPDGRDGMIGHAQQFAECGIPFIFDPGQGMPMFSGEELLTFLDQATYATFNDYEAKLLCERTGLSLDQLATRVDALIVTLGGDGSHIYHGGQRLVIPSAKAEALLDPTGCGDAYRAGLLYGIEQGMDWDQTGRLASLLGALKIACAGPQNHHFTRDSLAQRYCQEFGSRLW from the coding sequence ATGAGCGCCCTGATCTGCGGCTCCGTCGCCTACGACAACATCATGGTCTTTCCGGACCGTTTCAAGAACCACATTCTGCCGGAACAGATCCACATCCTTAACGTCTCCTTCCTGGTGCCCGAACTGCGCCGGGAATTCGGCGGCTGCGCCGGCAACATCGCCTACAGCCTCAAGCTGCTCGGGGGTGAGCCCCTGATCATGGCCACCGTGGGCCAGGATGGGGATGCCTATCTGCAACGGCTGGACGAGCTGGGCCTGAATCGCCGCCATGTGCGCCGCCTGGACGACAGCTTCACCGCCCAGGCCTTCATCACCACGGACCTGGACGACAACCAGATCACCGCCTTCCACCCAGGGGCCATGACCTATTCCCACCTGCTCAAGGTCACGGCGGAAGATGGGGTGCGCCTGGGCATTGTGGCGCCGGACGGCCGGGACGGCATGATCGGCCACGCCCAGCAATTCGCCGAATGCGGCATTCCCTTCATCTTCGATCCGGGTCAGGGCATGCCCATGTTCTCCGGAGAAGAGTTGCTGACCTTCCTGGATCAGGCCACCTACGCCACCTTCAACGATTACGAGGCCAAGCTGCTCTGCGAACGCACCGGCCTGTCCCTGGACCAGCTAGCCACCCGGGTGGACGCCTTGATCGTCACCCTGGGGGGAGACGGCTCCCACATTTACCACGGCGGGCAAAGGCTGGTCATTCCCAGCGCCAAGGCGGAAGCCCTGCTGGACCCCACGGGTTGCGGCGACGCCTACCGGGCCGGTCTGCTGTACGGCATTGAACAGGGCATGGACTGGGATCAGACCGGCCGGCTGGCCTCCCTGCTGGGTGCCCTGAAAATCGCCTGCGCCGGGCCCCAGAACCACCATTTCACCCGGGATTCCCTGGCCCAGCGCTATTGTCAGGAATTCGGCAGCCGCCTCTGGTAA
- a CDS encoding MarR family winged helix-turn-helix transcriptional regulator, translated as MTEEDKQQLPLQVLKKFRLIFGSVRQHFRQVEHSCGVSGSQLWLLQEVVHTPGVGISELAERLSIHQSTCSQLVEKLVARGFVRKERSQADLRRVGLVPGPAAEATLAQVPGPVEGILPEALLALPDATLNRLDASLSEVIGQLRMRDDKFADKPLADL; from the coding sequence TTGACAGAAGAAGACAAGCAGCAACTACCCCTTCAGGTATTGAAGAAATTTCGCCTCATCTTTGGCTCGGTGCGTCAGCATTTCCGCCAGGTGGAGCATTCCTGCGGGGTGTCCGGCTCCCAGCTGTGGCTGTTGCAGGAAGTGGTCCATACCCCGGGGGTGGGCATTTCCGAATTGGCGGAGCGCCTTTCCATTCACCAGTCCACCTGCAGTCAGCTGGTGGAAAAGCTGGTGGCCCGGGGCTTTGTGCGCAAGGAGCGCAGCCAGGCGGACCTGCGTCGGGTGGGGCTGGTGCCCGGCCCGGCGGCAGAAGCCACCCTGGCCCAGGTGCCCGGCCCGGTGGAAGGCATTTTGCCGGAAGCCCTGCTGGCCTTGCCGGACGCCACCTTGAACCGGCTCGACGCCTCCCTTTCCGAGGTCATCGGCCAGCTACGGATGCGGGACGACAAGTTTGCGGATAAACCTTTGGCGGATTTGTGA